GGTCTTTGAGGGGTTGAAGGCTTTTCGCACCGACGGGGGCAAGATCCAGTTTTTCCGACCCAGAGACAATTTTAAACGCATGAACCGCTCCTGCCGGGCCTTGTGCATCCCGGAGTTCGATTCAGCGCTGGCCTTTGAAGCCCTGAAGCAGTTGGTCGCGATCGAAAAGGAATGGGTCCCTCGGGCGCCGGAAACCTCCCTGTACATTCGCCCGACGATTATCGCCATGGACCCCTTTCTGGGGGTGAGGGCTTCTCACACCTACCGCTTTTTCATCATCCTCTCGCCCGTGGGCGCTTACTATGCAGAGGGCTTCAATCCGGTTAAAATTTGGGTGACACGCGATCACGTTCGCGCCGTTCGGGGCGGACTGGGAGAAGCCAAAACCTCAGGCAATTATGCGGCCAGTCTCTTCGCCGCTGAGGAAGCCCACCGCCATGGCTACACCCAAGTGCTCTGGCTGGATGGCGTCGAGCAACGATACGTGGAGGAAGTCGGCTCGATGAATATCTTCTTTGTCATCGATGGCGAGGTGATCACGCCGCTGCTCAACGGCAGTATTCTTCCGGGAATAACCCGCGACTCGGTCATCAACTTGGCCAAGATGTGGGGTGTGCCGGTTTGCGAGCGCAAGATTTCCATCGACGAGGTGATGGAAGCCCACCAAAAAGGGACGTTGGAAGAGGTTTTCGGCTCGGGTACGGCGGCGGTCATTTCGCCTGTGGGTGAAATCAAATATGATGAAAAGATTGTTACCATCGGCAAGGGCGAGGTCG
The genomic region above belongs to Desulfobacteraceae bacterium and contains:
- a CDS encoding branched-chain amino acid aminotransferase, which produces MKIPSTLSKNLKPRPDDHNLGFGTLFTDHMFNMDYSPEKGWHNPRIEPYGPIQMDPATMVLHYGQEVFEGLKAFRTDGGKIQFFRPRDNFKRMNRSCRALCIPEFDSALAFEALKQLVAIEKEWVPRAPETSLYIRPTIIAMDPFLGVRASHTYRFFIILSPVGAYYAEGFNPVKIWVTRDHVRAVRGGLGEAKTSGNYAASLFAAEEAHRHGYTQVLWLDGVEQRYVEEVGSMNIFFVIDGEVITPLLNGSILPGITRDSVINLAKMWGVPVCERKISIDEVMEAHQKGTLEEVFGSGTAAVISPVGEIKYDEKIVTIGKGEVGPMAKRFFKAITDIQYGRAEAPADWIETL